The following nucleotide sequence is from Zea mays cultivar B73 chromosome 1, Zm-B73-REFERENCE-NAM-5.0, whole genome shotgun sequence.
tgggctacctcgtccgagtcatagccttcatcccccacggatggttcctgcgctccaaactcaacaatgtcccaaatgctagcgtggagtgaggttagatggtgcctcattttatcactccacatacaataatcttcaccataaaaaaccggtggtttgctaagtgggacagaaagtaaaggagtgtgtttggaaatgcgaggatagcgtaaggggatcttactaaacttcttgcgctcatggcgcttagaagtgacatacGGCGtatcggagctggaggtggatggcgacgaagagtcggtctcgtagtagaccactttcttcatcttctttttcttctcgccgctccgatgcgatttgttgtgtgaaggggatcccttcatattgttgccggactctcccgatggagccttctcgtggcttgtggcgggcttctcgccggtcaccatctcctcgagcggttaggctctaatgaagtaccgggctctgataccaattgaaagtcgcctagagcggttaggcaaatctgaaatttataaactttaagcacactctacaagccgagttagcgttagaaatataattgagtccaaaagagagggcgaaaacaaatcacaatcaaatgaagagagtgacacggtgatttgttttaccgaggttcggttcttacaaacctactccccgttgaggtggtcacaaagaccgggtctctttcaaccctttccctctctcaaacggtcacctagaccgagtgagcttttctcctcaatcaattgggacacttagtccccacaaggaccaccacacaattggtgtctcttgctttgattataatgttgttgagaacaagaaatgggaagaagaaaagtgatccaagcgacaagaactcaaatgaacacaaatgtctctctctcacaagccactaaatctttggaatgtgtttgggacttggagaggatttgatctttgcttttgtgtcttggagtgaagtctagagctcttatattgaatgtgtcggctgaaaacttggatgccttgaagtgtggtggttggggggtatttatagccccaaccaccaaagtggccgttgggaggggctgctgtcgatgggcgcaccggacagtccggtgcgccaccggacactgtccggtgcgccagccacgtcacccaaccgttagggttcgaccattggagcttctgacagctgggccaccggacagtccgatggtgcaccagacagtccctgttcactgtccggtgcgccttctggcgcctgctctaactctgcgtgcgctgtccgcgcactgttcacttttgcagacaacCATTGGCGctgttagtcgttgctccgcatggcacacctgacagtccggtgccacaccggacagtccggtgaattatagcggagtggcatttctagaaacccgaaggtggcgagttggaattgatccaccctggtgcaccaaacactgtctggtgcgccagaccagggcagccttcggttggttttgctcctttctatttgaaccatttcttggactttttaaccctttgtgttgaacctttggcacctgtagaacttataatctagagcaaactagttagtccaattatttgtgttgggcaattcaaccaccaaaatcatttaggaaaaggtttgaccctatttccctttcacctatctTTATACTCATGTTAAGAAATGTTCTCATTATAATCAAAGTCATGATCGtgctgcttataatgattcacatgttaTATTTGTTTCTAGTTCTGCTTttattcatggtagaagtaggcctaggagaaattatgCTACTTCTCATACTTCAAGGAAAGTTTGCAATGGACCTACTActgtttatcatgcttgcaatacttcttttgtactttcatgtaagaatgcaaaagttgtagctagaaaattgggatcaaaatgtaagggagacaagacttgtatttgggttccaaaagttattgtgactaaccatgtaggacccaacaagagttgggtacctaaaacccaagcttaaattgccttgcaggtttatgcatccgggggctcaagctggattatcgacagcggatgcacgaaccacatgacgggggagaagaaaatgttcacctcctacgtcaagaacaaggattcccaggattcaatcatctttggagatgggaaccaaggcaaggtcaagggattgggaaagatagccatcacattcgagcattctatctctaatgtgtttttagttgaatcgctcggatacaacttattgtctgtgagtcaattgtgtaatatgggttataattgcttattcacaaatatagacatatctgtctttagaaggagtgatggttcattagcttttaagggtgtattagacgacaagctctatttagttgatttttcgaaagagaatgccgatctagatgcatgcttaatggctaagactaacatgggctggttgtggcatcgccgtctagcacatgttgggatgaagaaccttcataagcttctaaagtgagatcatgtgttaggactaaccgatgtttgttttgagaaagacagaccttgtgcagcatgcgaggcagggaaacaggtgggaagcactcatcacagcaaaaatgtgatgatgacatcaagaccactagagcttcttcacatggacctctttggacccgttgtcTACCTCAGcatgggggaagtaagtatggtcttgtaattgttgatgatttttcccgcttcacttgggtgttctttttacaggataagtcagaaacccaagggaccctaaagcacttcttaaggagagctcaaaatgagtttgagcttaaggtgaagaagataagaagcgacaatgggtccgagttcaagaatctacaagttgaagagtttcttgaggaggaaggcatcaagcacgagttctccgctccctacactccacagcaaaatggtgtggtagagaggaagaacaggacgctaatcgacatggcaagaacgatgcttggagagttcaagacgcctgagcggttttggtcggaagctgtgaacatagcctgccatgccataaaccgactCTATTTACAttatctcctcaagaagacctcctacgaactccttatcgATAAAAAACCCaacgtctcttactttcgtgtatttgggagaaaatgttacattctggtgaagatagacattctaagtttgctcccaaggctgtagaagggtttttactaggatatgactcaaatacaaaggcgaatagggtcttcaacaaatcatcgggattagttgaagtctctagcgatgttgtatttgatgagactaatggctctccaagagagcaagttgatcttaatgatatagatgaagaagaagttccgacgaccgcaatgcgcacaatagcgataggtgatgtgcgaccataggaactacaggaacaagatcagccttcttcctcgacactggtgcatcccccaactcaagatgatggtcaGGTACCTCAAAaagaggagcgtgatcaagggggcgcacaagaagaacatgttatggaggaagaagcaccacaggccctccaactcaagtccgggcgtcaatccaaagacatcaccccgtcgaccagattttgggtgacatcagcaagggagtaaccactcgctcacgattagctactttttgtgagcattactcgtttatatcttctattgagcctttcagggtagaagaggccttgcaggatccagactgggtattggccatgcaggaagagctcaacaacttcaaaagaaatgaagtctggagcctggtgccatgtctaaagcaaaacgttgtgggaaccaagtgggtgttccgcaacaaacaagacgagcatggggtggtgacaagaaacaaggctcgacttgtgcaaaaggttatgcccaagtcgcaggtttggatttcgaggagacttttgctcctgtggctaggctagagtcaattcgaattttactagcctatgtcgctcaccactcctttaggctatttcaaatggacgtgaagagcgctttcctcaatgggccaatcaaggaggaggtctacgtggaacaaccccctggctttgaggatgacaggtatcccgaccatgtctataagctctctaaggtgctctatggacttaagcaagccccaagagcatggtatgaatgccttagagatttcttaattgctaatgctttcaaggttgggaaagttgatcccactctctttacaaagacttgtgatgatgacctttttgtttgccaaatttatgtcgatgacataatatttggttctactaaccaaaagtctaggagtttagcagggtaatgatgcaaaagttcgagatgtcgatgatgggcgagttgacctacttccttggattccaagtgaagcaactcaaggatggcactttcatctcccaaacaaagtacactcaagatcttctcaagaggtttgggatgaaggacgccaagcccgcgaagacaccgatgggaaccgacgggcatcttgacctcaacaaaggaggtaagtccgttgatcaaaaggcataccggtcaatgataggttcattactttatctttgtgctagtagaccagacattatgcttagtgtatgcatgtgtgctagatttcaatccgaccccaaggaatgtcaccttgtgcccGTTAAacaaattcttaggtatttagtttctacgccttgcttcgggatgcaaggttgataggaagagcacatcagggatgtgccaatttctagtaaggtccctggtgtcctggagttccaagaaacagacatccgttgccctatccaccgctgaggccgagtacgttgccgcaggacagtgttgtgcacaactactttggatgaggcaaaccctccaggactttggctacaatctgagcaaagtcccacacctatgtgacaatgagagtgcaatccgcttggcggataatcctgttgaacacagtcgcactaagcacatagacatccggcatcacttcctgagagaccaccagcaaaagggagatatcaatatttatcatattagcaccgagaaccaactagccgatatcttcaccaagccgttggatgagaaaacattttgcaggttgcgaagtgagctaaatgtcttagattcacgtaacttggattgatctataacatgtAGTCTATGACTTTGATCAtattactttgagcatttacatcatttgttgtaaatttatggtgctcaagttgtacaagtcatccctggacctcacaagtccgtatgcAGATGtgcacatattgagggggagatgtgctacaacttgatccctttgagactaatttgtttgtttgagtacacttgatgtagtctctaaggtacattgaaagggaaatgaacttggacgacgcaaagacttccactgcactccggtattagtgtatttaattccaagttcatacttgtgctctcattgccttttgctcttaattgacatttttggtgaggcaatagggttaaagggccaagaatgatcccgttttggtgcttaatgccaaagggagagaaattaaggccaaagcaaatggatcagccaaccacttgtgaattttgaaaataatagagtaagAATTTGTGATTTGCCCAAAATCCTTATATTGCAAaattttggtctcttatgggggagaattttgattatgggaaaaagggggagttttctggcacttgatcaattttactcttggaatatctctctatgtgcccaaacaagcgtgtttgacttagagataggaaaatgaatttgatttgcaaaaacaaaccaagtagtGGCAAAGAGGGATccgaatatgccaaatcctaagtaAAAAGTATTTGGTCTTCAGTTTGAATTGATATTGCACTCctcttgttgctttttgatgtgttggcataaatcaccaaaaagggagagattgaaagggaaatgtgcccttgggccatttctataattgttttggtgattagatgcccaccaCAAATGTTTTGAACCCTTATGTGCTAAgtgagcaagaagtgcaaattaaagacaaggtacgtttctagacttagtgaattgcttttaagtactaacatgtttgtccaagtGCTAGTAACAGTGCAGAGAAAATAGAAACGAATTTGGAAAAAGACTTGGTTGTGTAAAGCCAACTCCAGCtcgggcctggcgcaccggaccgtccggtggcgcaccggacagtgtctggtgccccaggtTGGTCAAacatcaactggccgctctcgggaaaagcgagaggcgacgtggctataattcatcggactgtctggttgtgcaccggactgtccggtgagccaacgacgccagcggtcaacggtcggccgcgcgatcaacacgcgacacgtggtcgcgccaacggtcggttgggcacaccggactgtctggtgtgcaccggacagtgtccggtgcgccaaccgatctcgaggaccaacggtcggctgcgcccgatatggaaggagatcgcgcaccggaccgcTACAGTGACTATCTgatggtgcaccagactatccggggcaccactcgacagaaggcaagaattgcctaccaaattgatgtccaacggctcctagctgccttgaggctataaaagggaccactaggtgcatggagcaggataccaagcattctctaagcactctaagactcccagactccgcctccacgcatttgatcgattgtgttagtgatttgagctccatttgagttatgaactcactgtgctacgtttcgagctcaagtcttagcttgtgtgcgtgtgtgtgtgctgcggatttgagtcttgagtgtgttgctctcccatccttactcttgtgctttctttgtgatcagtattgtaagggcgagaggctccaacttgtggagattcctcgcaaacgggaaggatACTCAAAAGAtaaaagactgtggtattcaagtcgatcattggatcacttgaaaggggttgagtgcaaccctcgtccattgggacgccacaacgtggaagtaggcaagtgttacttggccgaaccacgagataaaaatcgtgtgtctcttgtgttgcttctctctgtgattgcttgtgttcgcaagagctcgctacataaacttgattaacttgcactaacatctttataatcaagtttgtggctatttagtgtttaattttacaggatcacctattcacccccctctaggtgctctcagaacatACCTATATTGGTTAACTACTGGTCGCAGTTTATGAGATCTAGGTGGTCTTTAGATAACTATGAAAGGCTATagagtttgacttatatgcttcaACCAGTGGGGATGCGCTCGGCAATCTAGTACTGGTAAGgagtttagatgaaacttattccatgcaaaactgccaattcaaggtctagtccattgtgcagttctagtcaagtgtagtctagattctaggtggatgttcaacttaacagtctccatcgaaacaccagtgtatcaaacgtttgagataattagagcattttagtgtgacttagcatttggtggggattgttgaaaTAATGTGGGCTGACccatattaatattcaataatagtcaatgttaGAGGTCAACTTTAATGCTACGgtgtactagtactttagtaTCATACCGGAAGTACAAGGGACAATTCACTCagcttaaataggtggaccgttggtgcatctattgagaagctgagaaggggatgaaggactgccacacgcgcgcgccgtcggccgggccgggccgggccgaggccgtggtagatcggaccttggtccgaatattccttcctaatggttgcacattttgcctagAGTAATGACTGTCCATTGCTATCGTACATTACTGGTCGTTTCCtgtgttatggctagtaacggacgagCTATAATGGCTGACAGCTATTAACGAACGTCACTGATGGCGTCAGTTTCTGGTTGGTTGTAACGGTAGCTCTGATGGCGACCGTTActattcgttggcctccctctgcATGTGTATATATACGAGGAAGGAGGGGCTGCTTCTTGGTTGACATGAGAACACAAGTACAATTCTCAGACGCTTTGCGTATAGCCTgtcccaccttctgcgagcacagagagtgtggaagAGCAGGCCTCCAAAATCGCCGTTCGCAGAGAGACACTTGCACGGAtgtgcgggcgatcaggtttttggggagcgtaatCGCGACTGCTCGCTTCGCCCGCTCGACCAGCGCTGATCAAGTTCCTTGTCGCGGGCGTCGTTCGTGGGATTGCACTGCGTACATCTGTCTGTGTCGACTGTGTACGACTACATAGAACATATATACGAGATGTCTCATGTGAATGGAACAACTAATGCTTTGAACATCGGACCCTCCGCAGGGTACAATATATTTCTTTGTATTTATGCATATTTTATTGTTGTGTActgcttatgtgagtagtgatacacatatGCACATACATGTTATCACATACATTACTatgattttctggattaaattaaaactaaaaatgtcTATTTCTATAATAGGTTGTATGAAAAGGTTTTTTAGCTGTATCTAATGTTTGGAGAACCGAAACGTAATATCTGGTTATATATGCCGTAATCGCTCAACGGGATCtactacccacgttcttaaaccgCTAGCTGACAAAAGAAGATgaatgagaaagaaaaaaaagagaagtgAGAGAAAGGGCTGTTGGGTTCTGTAAGAGCCTAGCAGCTGTTAGTGCATCGCTAGAGAGCTGTTTTTTCTGGCCTTTATTGCCTCCACGTCAGCAGCAAACTAGCTCTAGGCTACCTCCGGACGCCATAAAGCTTCTATCATTCTATGAAAATTTGGTTGCGAGGCAAATCTGAGCACCATAGTAATTGTGTGTGGACAGTTTGACTGGTTTTGTGTTTACGTTGGTTTTATACGTTTTTTATCAAAGCGATTCTCACAAAGACAACATGAAAAGTTAATAATGTGTTTGGTTTTAGGATTGAGACAGTCTATCATCTTCTAACTGCTTACTTTTTTGTTGGATTTGTGAAATAGAATGAATTCATATATCACCATTTTATTTCACATAAGATAAGGATTAGTAATAATATGAGAAATGAATTTATTCCACCAAATTTGTGAAATATACTCGAAACGTAGAATAGATTGTATCTTCAGTTCTTCACACCAAGGAGCGAGTACGATCCGTCACCCTCGGCTCTGACCCTGATTGCTAGTACCGGCTCACGCGTCAGAGCGCAAAGTAAACCAATCTCCTCCGGGCAACGCTTCAGAATTCTGATGCAATGCAACGCAACCCATACTCTAGTCCTTCCTAGAGCTGTGTGTCCATGACAATGTCCATCTATCTATGTACCCATGATCTATCATCGTCTTGGACTCCTCGGAACTTCCAGCTGACTAATAAATTTTCACCAGCAGAATGCAGAAAGGCCCCCCCAACGAGCGGGCAGGAAACAGCGAAACGGAGACGCTGGCACAGTGTTCACAGCTCACAGGTTTCATGGCCTCCAGGGAGCTAGAGCTAGCTAGCGCTATCATTTGCAAGAGATAGTGGAGCAGGCAGCAGCAGTAGCCAACCAGCCATGGAGGCTGGCTGCTGCCCCATGTCATGTCACTGGTTGTGCAAGAAGAAAAAGGCGCTAGCTAGGCTGCGGCGAGCGCTAGTAGTACTAGCATCTCTGCTCCTTTATTTGCGCTGCCGCTGTCCCTCCGGAGAGGGCGGGGCACTGCTCAACAggcgagaggagagagagagaggctgtCCCGGCAGCGAAAAGCCGGCAAGCTACTAGGGCGTGCAAGTGCAACCACACACTTTTATTAAACAGCTCGCTGCACGAGTCACTGGCGAGGGACAGCGGCCGGCGTGCGTGGCGATATGGCATGGCCTCCTCAGATTACTATTGACTGATCTGGCATTAGGGGGGAGAAAAAGTTGGCTTGGTGGGGACGTGGGGTTGGGTTTGAATCTCCTGGGAATAGCAGCAGAACCGGCAGGCAGTGGCAGCAGCTGCTCTGCTCGTGCATTTTGGACGCGCAAAAAGGCTGGCGGGCGATTCACTGAGGGCGCGTCCGCCCGCGCTGCCGTGGCAGCCAGCCAGCCATGCCACAACCTGTGGGCGTTTCGTTGGAGCTTTGCGTTTCGTTGGAGTACCTACTACCGGGCCGGGTGCCTGCCTGTCTCTGGACTGGACTCTGCCCACGTCTCTGGATTTCTGATGCATCATCAGGTCAGGTGGCATCTAATGATCCACAAACAGTTGACTCGCTGGATGATTACCTGAGGCAGCGATAAGTCAGTAGTACCAAACTGTAGGAGCCTCCTTGGCTTGGCTCCCCCACTTTCCGTCCGCACGGtgtcgctcgctcgctcgcttgTCGCCACGGACACGGAGCAAGTGGCCAGGCCCACGCCACGGCACGCACTCCCCTTCCACTCGCCCGGCCGCTCATCACTCACTACCTTCCCAGTTCCCACGTCCCAACAACAACCACCCCAGGATATGAGAATACTATGATCCCcatccctcccctcccctcccctgacTCTACTACTCCTCCCCCACTGCCTTGCCTTCGTCGTCACATGCGCACAAGAAAGAACCCGCGCCGCCCCTGACCCTGGCCCCTCCTCTCCTCCAGCGCGCAGCCAAGACGTCGCCGCGCCCGCTTCCATGACCCTCGTCCCCACCTCGCGATGAGCGACATTGCGCCGTGGTGGCGCCTGCCTTTTCGTTCTTGACCGCCCGTCGAGCTGCTACGAGaaagggagggaggccgggcgatgGCCGCCGCGAGGAGGCTCTCGGAGCTGCTGCAGgagcagcaggagccgttcctcgTCGAGGCCGCCAGGGCGAGGCGGCCCCGACGCGTCCGTGGCGCGAGCGGGGCGGCGGCGGAGGAAGCGGGAGGAGGAGGTGGGCTGGGCTGCTGCCCCACCGCGGCGTGCCGGcggctgctcaggctctgcagccaCGGGTTCAAGAAGAGGAGCGCCGGCGCCCTCAGGTCGGCGCTGACCAAGGTGCTGTGCAGCAGGGCCATGCGCCGGGTGCTGCGCTGGGACGGCCTCGGCGGAGGCTGCCTCTCGGGCGCCGGCGCATGCGGCGCCAGCGAGttccgccgcctgcgccgctcactGGGGGACAGCGGCGAGTGTGACCCTCGCGCCATGGTGTTTCCCGGCGATGGTGGGGACGAGGAGCGGGTGGGGTGGAAGGCCGACATGGACGTCGACTCGTCGCGGCAGCTCAGCCCGGtctccgtcctggacctgcactccgacgatgacgacgacgagtcGCTGGCGCATTCTTACTGTAAGCTCCCTCTCAATCGCACATCTAATACTGCCATTCTGATTAGTAGTTAGTACTTCGTACAGCTTCCACTTGCCAGCTGATGAGCTACTACAAGATTAGTACCACGTTTATCATACAGGCTTATTATCATTTGaagattctttttttttcttatgTCCGTCTGCCTGCAAATGTCCCTTGTCTTCTTTTGGTGTGCTTATTATACGCGCATATAACATGTTGTCAGTTCTTCAGCGTCCTCAAGTAATGGCAGGAGCTGAATAATCCACACACTAGCATGTGCAGAGACAATGCTAATCTGTTCCATCTGCTGCTACTTCCGACAGGGGGCGACGAGAAGCCGTCCACCTCCGGGAGCTCACCTCCGTCCGAGCCTTTCCTCGGGCCGACCTCTCCGTGCTTCAGCTACTACAGCCACAGCCACATCCTGCACGACAAGTTCCGCGAGATGGAGGTGGACGAGGGCGAGGAGGAGACGGCCCGGACCGGCAGGTCCGTCGAGGAGCAGATCTCGTCGTGGGAGAAGATCGCGGGTGACATCTCCAGGATCCCCGCGATGGTGGAGCTGGACCTGGCGCGGTCCGCGC
It contains:
- the LOC100274643 gene encoding uncharacterized protein LOC100274643 (The RefSeq protein has 1 substitution compared to this genomic sequence), whose translation is MAAARRLSELLQEQQEPFLVEAARARRPRRVRGASGAAAEEAGGGGGLGCCPTAACRRLLRLCSHGFKKRSAGALRSALTKVLCSRAMRRVLRWDGLGGDCLSGAGACGASEFRRLRRSLGDSGECDPRAMVFPGDGGDEERVGWKADMDVDSSRQLSPVSVLDLHSDDDDDESLAHSYWGDEKPSTSGSSPPSEPFLGPTSPCFSYYSHSHILHDKFREMEVDEGEEETARTGRSVEEQISSWEKIAGDISRIPAMVELDLARSARQWREPRLEAREVGARIETLIFDDIRRETVCDMLASHCRSAAAAAAAATSC